A part of Caloenas nicobarica isolate bCalNic1 chromosome 10, bCalNic1.hap1, whole genome shotgun sequence genomic DNA contains:
- the SLTM gene encoding SAFB-like transcription modulator, producing MAYKGVRSFQGKKPEADELTGDASVEDDSFVKESELETQDASDQDGNDELKDFKESVEDENLNSKELPSAEKKRYHDLEPAETTEDAEKDLESQENEGQDVEDYTFPTVHNGEDEENEKDKAGSGDGTQEVSKRLPSEESLAEADHTAHEEMEANTSVKEAEDDNISVTIQAEDAITLDFDGDDLLETGKNVKITDSEASKPKDGQDTISQSLEKESKDYEMTENHKDGKKEDCVKGDPVKKEARESSKKAESGDKEKDTLKKGPSSTGASGQAKSSTKESKESKTTSKDDKGSASSVSGSSGSSTRNLWVSGLSSNTKAADLKNLFGKYGKVLGAKVVTNARSPGAKCYGIVTMSSSTEVARCIAHLHRTELHGQQISVEKVKGDPSKKEFKKESDEKSGSSRSTGDKKTASSDKASKTPSTKKEEKKSEKSEKKESKEAKKTEGKDEKSDNGASGPNQESTKKTEEKKRISGRSPGQIVILDQTKGDPGHTRTVRRGRFDKPQILRNKERIIQDKMKFREYRSRKDILPFEKMKEQRMREHMVRLERIRRAVELRRRREIAERERRERERIRIMHEREEYLQRERERLEIERQKLERERMERERLERERVRIEQERRKEAERIAREREELRRQQQQLRYEQEKRNSLKRPRDVDHRRDDPYWNENKKMALDTDARFSHGSDYSRQQNRFNDFDHRERGRYPDGSSVPSSSFDRRERFVNQGEAKKARPTGRREEPGFERYPKNFSESRRNEPPQPRSELRDPDRREVRGDRDERRTVIIHDRPEIPHGRHPRETGSNPPRQTNWKSEGSISADKRDGRGERPDRSGREVSGHVRGAPPGSRSSASGYGSREGERGVMGERGGGQHYNEDRHVVERHSRETGPRKEWHGPSSQGSGYHDTRRMGDGRGGGMMSPHTSNSSPINRVVQITGNSMQRGSGSGFKPFEGGPPRRF from the exons GAAAGTGAATTGGAGACTCAAGATGCAAGTGATCAAGATGGAAATGATGAGTTAAAGGACTTTAAAGAATCTGTTGAAGATGAGAACTTGAATTCTAAAGAGCTACcatctgcagaaaagaaaagataccATGACCTGGAGCCAGCGGAGACTacagaagatgcagagaaggATTTGGAAAGCCAG GAAAATGAAGGCCAAGACGTAGAAGATTACACTTTTCCAACTGTACAT Aatggagaagatgaagaaaatgagaaag ATAAAGCAGGTTCTGGTGATGGTACACAAGAAGTATCTAAACGTCTTCCTTCAGAAGAAAGCCTAGCTGAGGCTGATCACACGGCTCACGAAGAGATGGAAGCTAACACCTCTGTGAAAGAAGCTGAGGATGATAACATATCGGTTACAATCCAGGCTGAAGATGCCATCACTCTGGATTTTGATGGTGATGACCTCCTAGAAACAggtaaaaatgtgaaaattacaGATTCTGAAGCAAGTAAGCCAAAGGATGGGCAGGATACCATTTCACagagcctggagaaggaaagcaaggaCTATGAGATGACTGAGAACCATAAAGATGGTAAGAAGGAAGACTGCGTGAAGGGTGATCCCGTCAAGAAGGAAGCCAGAGAAAGTtcaaagaaagcagaatctgGAGACAAAGAAAAGGATACTTTGAAGAAAGGTCCCTCGTCTACTGGGGCCTCTGGTCAAGCaaagag CTCTACTAAGGAATCTAAAGAAAGCAAGACAACATCGAAGGATGATAAAG GAAGTGCAAGCAGTGTTAGTGGTAGCAGTGGAAGTTCAACTAGGAACCTATGGGTTAGCGGACTGTCTTCCAACACAAAAGCTGCCGacttgaaaaatctctttggcAAATATGGAAAG GTGCTTGGTGCAAAGGTGGTCACAAATGCGCGAAGCCCTGGGGCAAAATGTTACGGCATAGTAACAATGTCTTCTAGTACGGAAGTGGCTAGATGTATTGCACACCTTCATCGAACAGAGCTGCATGGCCAGCAAATTTCTGTTGAGAAA GTGAAAGGTGATCCCTCCAAAAAGGAGTTTAAGAAGGAAAGTGATGAGAAATCTGGTTCAAGTAGAAGCACAGGAGATAAGAAGACTGCATCGAGTGATAAAGCCAGCAA AACTCCATCaaccaaaaaagaagaaaaaaaatctgagaaatctgaaaaaaaagaaagtaaagaagccaagaaaacagaaggtaaAGATGAGAAGAGTGATAATGGAGCAAGTGGCCCTAATCAAGAATCCACtaaaaaaactgaagaaaagaaaagaataa GTGGTAGAAGCCCAGGTCAAATCGTAATTTTAGACCAAACAAAAGGAGACCCAGGCCACACTAGGACAGTCAGAAGGGGAAGGTTTGATAAA CCACAGATATTGAGGAACAAGGAGCGTATTATTcaagataaaatgaaattcagggAATACAGGAGTAGAAAGGATATCTTGCCTTTTGAAAAGATGAAGGAACAGAGAATGCGAGAGCACATGGTTCGATTGGAAAGAATACGACGAGCTGTTGAACTCCGAAG gcGAAGAGAAATTGCTGAGAGGGAGCGTCGTGAGAGAGAACGCATACGAATAATGCACGAGCGAGAAGAATACttgcagagagaaagggaaCGATTAGAAATTGAAAGGCAAAAACTAGAGAGGGAAAGGATGGAACGGGAGCGTTTGGAAAGAGAGCGTGTTCGTATTGAACAG GAACGTCGAAAAGAAGCAGAGCGTATTGCTCGTGAAAGGGAGGAACTTCGTcgacaacagcagcagcttcgTTATGAACAGGAAAAGAGGAATTCTTTGAAACGTCCACGTGATGTAGATCACAG GAGAGATGACCCTTACTGGAATGAGAATAAGAAGATGGCTCTTGATACAGATGCACGTTTTAGTCATGGTTCAGATTACAGTCGCCAGCAGAACAGGTTTAATGATTTTGATCACAGAGAACGGGGACGATATCCAGATGGTTCTTCTGTTCCATCGTCTTCTTTTGATAG GCGAGAACGTTTTGTAAACCAAGGTGAAGCAAAAAAGGCTCGCCCGACAGGACGAAGAGAAGAGCCAGGGTTTGAGAGGTATCCAAAGAACTTCAGTGAGTCCAGAAGAAATGAACCACCACAACCAAGAAGTGAACTTCGAGATCCAGACAGACGAGAAGTGCGAGGAGACAGAGACGAAAGAAGAACAGTGATCATTCACGACAGACCTGAAATACCACATGGTCGACATCCACGAGAGACTGGTTCAAATCCACCTAGGCAAACGAATTGGAAGAGCGAGGGAAGCATAAGCGCGGACAAACGGGATGGCAG AGGTGAGAGGCCAGATCGATCGGGAAGAGAAGTGTCTGGGCATGTGAGAGGTGCACCTCCCGGCAGCCGCAGCAGTGCGTCTGGCTATGGAAGCAGGGAAGGAGAACGAGGCGTGATGGGCGAAAGAGGTGGAGGACAA CACTATAATGAGGACAGACATGTAGTCGAACGCCACAGTCGTGAAACTGGACCAAGAAAAGAATGGCACGGACCTAGTTCTCAAGGAAGTGGGTATCATGACACAAGGAGAATGGGAGACGGCCGTGGAGGTGGCATGATGTCTCCACACACAAG TAACTCTTCACCAATTAATAGAGTTGTACAGATCACAGGCAATTCCATGCAGAGGGGAAGTGGCTCAGGATTTAAGCCATTTGAAGGTGGACCTCCACGAAGATTCTAA